One stretch of Narcine bancroftii isolate sNarBan1 chromosome 8, sNarBan1.hap1, whole genome shotgun sequence DNA includes these proteins:
- the LOC138740907 gene encoding REST corepressor 2-like isoform X2 has protein sequence MNIAKDGSPIPFGSRNSRDHWLTKRTPLAVMPVMMEKSGTAGILSRGVRMKGMNNGSQQVRDSEEESSDEERPHTTMSVVSIEWKKREQHGLHDSMIRVGSDYQAVVPECHPDSAARFGEKDAKGMLVWSPSHNISDAKLDEYIAMAKEKHGYNIEQALGMLLWHKHDVDKSLADLANFTPFPDEWSVEDKVLFEQAFSFHGKSFQRIQQMLPDKLISSLVKYYYSWKKTRARTSVMDRQARKLVHKKEREDSNDEAEEVTVQIADDSDYEPDVKRERPGEQKQTNGKSMMVKRESQSIQYRHHPPRAKRRPPKDMYLSQDEVAGVSANPNAATIALRQLDSQLISIKRQVQTIKQINSSLKQTLEGGIDKLRPPESHPKLNSRWTTEEQLLAVQGIRRYGRNFQAVADVVGNKTLAQVKSFFISYRRRFNLEEIVQEWEAEQGGTGGIPALDESGGSNPLLGSSEEEAEEEAEVQAAPAPPAPTPTPTLSQPPPLLRPPLPAAPPGPPSPAPSPPAGPLSAIPPGPEPASPTSYPTQRVIPEPPARPPHTGGHRGGVTPFLRSLSPSCQGLGQPLPLHLLPPLLGEDQDPSGYLRHWRRATTL, from the exons TGATGCCGGTGATGATGGAGAAGTCGGGCACGGCAGGAATTCTGTCCCGAGGAGTCAGGATGAAGGGGATGAACAACGGGAGCCAACAAGTACGAGACTCTGAGGAGGAGAGCAGTGACGAGGAGCGGCCGCATACCACCATGTCGGTCGTTTCCATCGAGTGGAAGAAGCGGGAGCAGCATGGCCTGCACG ACAGCATGATCCGCGTTGGATCCGATTACCAGGCAGTGGTCCCAGAGTGTCACCCAG ACAGTGCTGCTCGCTTCGGTGAAAAGGATGCCAAGGGCATGTTGGTGTGGTCTCCGAGCCACAACATTTCGGATGCAAAGC TTGACGAGTACATCGCGATGGCCAAGGAGAAGCACGGCTACAACATTGAGCAG GCCCTGGGCATGCTCCTGTGGCACAAACACGACGTGGACAAGTCGCTGGCCGACCTAGCCAACTTCACACCGTTCCCAGACGAGTGGAGTGTGGAGGACAAGGTGCTGTTCGAGCAGGCCTTCAGCTTCCATGGGAAGAGCTTCCAGCGCATCCAACAGATG TTACCAGACAAGCTGATCTCTAGCCTGGTGAAGTACTACTACTCCTGGAAGAAGACTCGTGCGCGGACCAGTGTCATGGACCGGCAAGCTCGCAAGCTGGTGCACAAGAAGGAGCGAGAGGATAG CAACGATGAGGCAGAGGAGGTGACGGTCCAGATCGCAGATGACAGTGACTACGAGCCGGACGTGAAAAGGGAG CGACCGGGCGAGCAGAAGCAGACGAATGGGAAGTCGATGATGGTGAAGAGGGAATCACAGAGCATCCAGTACAGGCACCACCCGCCGCGGGCGAAGCGGAGGCCACCCAAGGACATGTACCTGAGCCAGGATGAGGTGGCCGGCGTCTCGGCCAACCCCAACGCCGCCACCATCGCTTTGCGACAGCTTGACTCCCAGCTGATTTCCATCAAACGGCAG GTTCAGACAATAAAGCagatcaacagttcactgaagcaGACGTTGGAGGGAGGGATCGACAAGCTAAGGCCCCCTGAG TCCCATCCGAAGCTGAACTCCCGGTGGACCACAGAGGAGCAGCTACTGGCTGTACAAG GCATCCGGAGGTACGGTCGCAACTTCCAGGCCGTGGCAGACGTAGTGGGCAACAAGACGCTGGCCCAAGTGAAGAGTTTCTTCATCAGTTACCGGCGCCGTTTCAACCTCGAGGAGATCGTGCAGGAGTGGGAGGCAGAGCAGGGTGGCACCGGGGGCATCCCTGCACTGGACGAGAGCGGGGGCTCCAACCCCTTACTGGGCAGCAGCGAGGAAGAGGCAGAGGAGGAGGCTGAG GTCCAGGCTGCTCCAGCTcctcccgcccccacccccacccccactctctcccagccTCCACCCCTGCTgcggccccccctccccgccgcccCCCCCGGCCCTCCATcgccagccccctcccctccagcagggCCGCTTTCTGCCATCCCGCCCGGCCCCGAACCAGCTTCCCCCACCTCTTATCCGACCCAGCGTGTCATCCCAGaacccccggcccgccctccccacACTGGTGGGCATCGGGGTGGAGTCACCCCCTTCCTCCGCTCACTGAGCCCTTCCTGCCAGGGTCTGGGGCAGCCTcttcccctccacctcctccccccactgCTGGGTGAAGACCAGGACCCCTCCGGCTACCTGAGACATTGGCGTCGTGCAACGACCCTCTGA
- the LOC138740907 gene encoding REST corepressor 2-like isoform X1 has product MNIAKDGSPIPFGSRNSRDHWLTKRTPLAVMPVMMEKSGTAGILSRGVRMKGMNNGSQQVRDSEEESSDEERPHTTMSVVSIEWKKREQHGLHGGHFHLNSMIRVGSDYQAVVPECHPDSAARFGEKDAKGMLVWSPSHNISDAKLDEYIAMAKEKHGYNIEQALGMLLWHKHDVDKSLADLANFTPFPDEWSVEDKVLFEQAFSFHGKSFQRIQQMLPDKLISSLVKYYYSWKKTRARTSVMDRQARKLVHKKEREDSNDEAEEVTVQIADDSDYEPDVKRERPGEQKQTNGKSMMVKRESQSIQYRHHPPRAKRRPPKDMYLSQDEVAGVSANPNAATIALRQLDSQLISIKRQVQTIKQINSSLKQTLEGGIDKLRPPESHPKLNSRWTTEEQLLAVQGIRRYGRNFQAVADVVGNKTLAQVKSFFISYRRRFNLEEIVQEWEAEQGGTGGIPALDESGGSNPLLGSSEEEAEEEAEVQAAPAPPAPTPTPTLSQPPPLLRPPLPAAPPGPPSPAPSPPAGPLSAIPPGPEPASPTSYPTQRVIPEPPARPPHTGGHRGGVTPFLRSLSPSCQGLGQPLPLHLLPPLLGEDQDPSGYLRHWRRATTL; this is encoded by the exons TGATGCCGGTGATGATGGAGAAGTCGGGCACGGCAGGAATTCTGTCCCGAGGAGTCAGGATGAAGGGGATGAACAACGGGAGCCAACAAGTACGAGACTCTGAGGAGGAGAGCAGTGACGAGGAGCGGCCGCATACCACCATGTCGGTCGTTTCCATCGAGTGGAAGAAGCGGGAGCAGCATGGCCTGCACGGTGGGCACTTCCATCTTA ACAGCATGATCCGCGTTGGATCCGATTACCAGGCAGTGGTCCCAGAGTGTCACCCAG ACAGTGCTGCTCGCTTCGGTGAAAAGGATGCCAAGGGCATGTTGGTGTGGTCTCCGAGCCACAACATTTCGGATGCAAAGC TTGACGAGTACATCGCGATGGCCAAGGAGAAGCACGGCTACAACATTGAGCAG GCCCTGGGCATGCTCCTGTGGCACAAACACGACGTGGACAAGTCGCTGGCCGACCTAGCCAACTTCACACCGTTCCCAGACGAGTGGAGTGTGGAGGACAAGGTGCTGTTCGAGCAGGCCTTCAGCTTCCATGGGAAGAGCTTCCAGCGCATCCAACAGATG TTACCAGACAAGCTGATCTCTAGCCTGGTGAAGTACTACTACTCCTGGAAGAAGACTCGTGCGCGGACCAGTGTCATGGACCGGCAAGCTCGCAAGCTGGTGCACAAGAAGGAGCGAGAGGATAG CAACGATGAGGCAGAGGAGGTGACGGTCCAGATCGCAGATGACAGTGACTACGAGCCGGACGTGAAAAGGGAG CGACCGGGCGAGCAGAAGCAGACGAATGGGAAGTCGATGATGGTGAAGAGGGAATCACAGAGCATCCAGTACAGGCACCACCCGCCGCGGGCGAAGCGGAGGCCACCCAAGGACATGTACCTGAGCCAGGATGAGGTGGCCGGCGTCTCGGCCAACCCCAACGCCGCCACCATCGCTTTGCGACAGCTTGACTCCCAGCTGATTTCCATCAAACGGCAG GTTCAGACAATAAAGCagatcaacagttcactgaagcaGACGTTGGAGGGAGGGATCGACAAGCTAAGGCCCCCTGAG TCCCATCCGAAGCTGAACTCCCGGTGGACCACAGAGGAGCAGCTACTGGCTGTACAAG GCATCCGGAGGTACGGTCGCAACTTCCAGGCCGTGGCAGACGTAGTGGGCAACAAGACGCTGGCCCAAGTGAAGAGTTTCTTCATCAGTTACCGGCGCCGTTTCAACCTCGAGGAGATCGTGCAGGAGTGGGAGGCAGAGCAGGGTGGCACCGGGGGCATCCCTGCACTGGACGAGAGCGGGGGCTCCAACCCCTTACTGGGCAGCAGCGAGGAAGAGGCAGAGGAGGAGGCTGAG GTCCAGGCTGCTCCAGCTcctcccgcccccacccccacccccactctctcccagccTCCACCCCTGCTgcggccccccctccccgccgcccCCCCCGGCCCTCCATcgccagccccctcccctccagcagggCCGCTTTCTGCCATCCCGCCCGGCCCCGAACCAGCTTCCCCCACCTCTTATCCGACCCAGCGTGTCATCCCAGaacccccggcccgccctccccacACTGGTGGGCATCGGGGTGGAGTCACCCCCTTCCTCCGCTCACTGAGCCCTTCCTGCCAGGGTCTGGGGCAGCCTcttcccctccacctcctccccccactgCTGGGTGAAGACCAGGACCCCTCCGGCTACCTGAGACATTGGCGTCGTGCAACGACCCTCTGA
- the LOC138740907 gene encoding REST corepressor 2-like isoform X3 — MPVMMEKSGTAGILSRGVRMKGMNNGSQQVRDSEEESSDEERPHTTMSVVSIEWKKREQHGLHGGHFHLNSMIRVGSDYQAVVPECHPDSAARFGEKDAKGMLVWSPSHNISDAKLDEYIAMAKEKHGYNIEQALGMLLWHKHDVDKSLADLANFTPFPDEWSVEDKVLFEQAFSFHGKSFQRIQQMLPDKLISSLVKYYYSWKKTRARTSVMDRQARKLVHKKEREDSNDEAEEVTVQIADDSDYEPDVKRERPGEQKQTNGKSMMVKRESQSIQYRHHPPRAKRRPPKDMYLSQDEVAGVSANPNAATIALRQLDSQLISIKRQVQTIKQINSSLKQTLEGGIDKLRPPESHPKLNSRWTTEEQLLAVQGIRRYGRNFQAVADVVGNKTLAQVKSFFISYRRRFNLEEIVQEWEAEQGGTGGIPALDESGGSNPLLGSSEEEAEEEAEVQAAPAPPAPTPTPTLSQPPPLLRPPLPAAPPGPPSPAPSPPAGPLSAIPPGPEPASPTSYPTQRVIPEPPARPPHTGGHRGGVTPFLRSLSPSCQGLGQPLPLHLLPPLLGEDQDPSGYLRHWRRATTL, encoded by the exons ATGCCGGTGATGATGGAGAAGTCGGGCACGGCAGGAATTCTGTCCCGAGGAGTCAGGATGAAGGGGATGAACAACGGGAGCCAACAAGTACGAGACTCTGAGGAGGAGAGCAGTGACGAGGAGCGGCCGCATACCACCATGTCGGTCGTTTCCATCGAGTGGAAGAAGCGGGAGCAGCATGGCCTGCACGGTGGGCACTTCCATCTTA ACAGCATGATCCGCGTTGGATCCGATTACCAGGCAGTGGTCCCAGAGTGTCACCCAG ACAGTGCTGCTCGCTTCGGTGAAAAGGATGCCAAGGGCATGTTGGTGTGGTCTCCGAGCCACAACATTTCGGATGCAAAGC TTGACGAGTACATCGCGATGGCCAAGGAGAAGCACGGCTACAACATTGAGCAG GCCCTGGGCATGCTCCTGTGGCACAAACACGACGTGGACAAGTCGCTGGCCGACCTAGCCAACTTCACACCGTTCCCAGACGAGTGGAGTGTGGAGGACAAGGTGCTGTTCGAGCAGGCCTTCAGCTTCCATGGGAAGAGCTTCCAGCGCATCCAACAGATG TTACCAGACAAGCTGATCTCTAGCCTGGTGAAGTACTACTACTCCTGGAAGAAGACTCGTGCGCGGACCAGTGTCATGGACCGGCAAGCTCGCAAGCTGGTGCACAAGAAGGAGCGAGAGGATAG CAACGATGAGGCAGAGGAGGTGACGGTCCAGATCGCAGATGACAGTGACTACGAGCCGGACGTGAAAAGGGAG CGACCGGGCGAGCAGAAGCAGACGAATGGGAAGTCGATGATGGTGAAGAGGGAATCACAGAGCATCCAGTACAGGCACCACCCGCCGCGGGCGAAGCGGAGGCCACCCAAGGACATGTACCTGAGCCAGGATGAGGTGGCCGGCGTCTCGGCCAACCCCAACGCCGCCACCATCGCTTTGCGACAGCTTGACTCCCAGCTGATTTCCATCAAACGGCAG GTTCAGACAATAAAGCagatcaacagttcactgaagcaGACGTTGGAGGGAGGGATCGACAAGCTAAGGCCCCCTGAG TCCCATCCGAAGCTGAACTCCCGGTGGACCACAGAGGAGCAGCTACTGGCTGTACAAG GCATCCGGAGGTACGGTCGCAACTTCCAGGCCGTGGCAGACGTAGTGGGCAACAAGACGCTGGCCCAAGTGAAGAGTTTCTTCATCAGTTACCGGCGCCGTTTCAACCTCGAGGAGATCGTGCAGGAGTGGGAGGCAGAGCAGGGTGGCACCGGGGGCATCCCTGCACTGGACGAGAGCGGGGGCTCCAACCCCTTACTGGGCAGCAGCGAGGAAGAGGCAGAGGAGGAGGCTGAG GTCCAGGCTGCTCCAGCTcctcccgcccccacccccacccccactctctcccagccTCCACCCCTGCTgcggccccccctccccgccgcccCCCCCGGCCCTCCATcgccagccccctcccctccagcagggCCGCTTTCTGCCATCCCGCCCGGCCCCGAACCAGCTTCCCCCACCTCTTATCCGACCCAGCGTGTCATCCCAGaacccccggcccgccctccccacACTGGTGGGCATCGGGGTGGAGTCACCCCCTTCCTCCGCTCACTGAGCCCTTCCTGCCAGGGTCTGGGGCAGCCTcttcccctccacctcctccccccactgCTGGGTGAAGACCAGGACCCCTCCGGCTACCTGAGACATTGGCGTCGTGCAACGACCCTCTGA